The Acropora muricata isolate sample 2 chromosome 5, ASM3666990v1, whole genome shotgun sequence genome includes a window with the following:
- the LOC136917350 gene encoding uncharacterized protein encodes MWMGENKAVVCKVDPIRGLVKVALETDEQVVVRPENLTVRKPEPPRVLQKRKRRQQQAKAAPEPSVPEPVREPVQNQQEPSPARLTSPADVNFEFSVIVKQDGLVFKVGSLCLVDICSFPFVITRIFSGTVFISGVRCGCKGEKVVSILRNFQITVECSFVCPCSSSQFCMSNMPGEVSSYVFSAHSRVCVCQERNFENTHYLRELRRHALGAHMRHAVSSGIPLNATRPAQPVCLGALEPLHDMAIFGLSEVNKFTIPFSLASGYGLLDSIMGKGWDVKPLRANVADCHFKFVTSLTVYLDKKNFNIKFSFSYSEAPFSFSQDYREKCKALSQ; translated from the coding sequence ATGTGGATGGGAGAAAACAAAGCAGTTGTCTGCAAGGTGGACCCAATAAGGGGATTAGTAAAGGTTGCCTTGGAAACAGATGAGCAAGTTGTTGTTCGCCCAGAAAATTTAACAGTTAGAAAACCTGAACCACCAAGAGTCCTGCAGAAGAGAAAGAGGAGACAACAGCAGGCCAAAGCAGCTCCAGAGCCTTCTGTACCTGAACCAGTCCGAGAGCCAGTGCAAAACCAGCAAGAGCCTTCACCAGCCCGTCTGACCAGCCCTGCTGATGTGAACTTTGAGTTTTCTGTTATCGTTAAACAAGATGGTTTAGTTTTTAAAGTTGGTTCCCTTTGTTTAGTTGACATATGCAGTTTTCCATTTGTTATTACGCGCATTTTTAGTGGCACTGTTTTTATTTCAGGTGTTCGATGTGGATGTAAGGGGGAAAAAGTTGTTTCTATTTTACGGAATTTTCAAATTACTGTTGAGTGTTCATTTGTTTGCCCTTGTAGTAGTTCTCAGTTTTGTATGTCGAATATGCCTGGTGAAGTGTCAAGTTATGTTTTCAGTGCCCACTCCCGTGTATGTGTCTGTCAAGAAAGGAATTTTGAAAATACTCATTATCTGAGAGAGCTGCGTCGCCATGCCTTGGGAGCTCACATGCGCCATGCAGTGTCAAGTGGTATTCCTCTTAATGCCACTCGACCTGCACAGCCCGTCTGTCTTGGTGCTCTGGAGCCCCTCCATGACATGGCAATTTTTGGCCTCTCAGAGGTGAATAAGTTCACAATCCCTTTCTCTTTGGCAAGTGGGTACGGTCTCTTAGATAGTATTATGGGGAAGGGTTGGGATGTTAAGCCATTACGTGCCAATGTGGCAGATTGTCATTTTAAGTTTGTCACCTCCCTTACTGTTTACTTAGACaaaaagaattttaatattaagttttcattttcatattcTGAGGCACCCTTTTCATTCAGTCAGGATTACAGGGAGAAGTGCAAGGCACTTTCTCAGTAA
- the LOC136918190 gene encoding nucleosome-remodeling factor subunit BPTF-like, translated as MDEPDKEKVYLNAIGDINERGLSVRKAAKKWDIAKSTLHDRLGGKAKNIRRGPQTVLTHAEEDRFAEWLIERAKRGFGATKDEFLDCVEAFIQKDKRETKFTGNRPGNKWYRGFVKRNPKVRLRSARPLDKKRAKITPEEVDEWFANFEKFIQDVGLAGRPGQIWNCDETGFDLQGRAGKVLGPASSKEQPYRVITGTKEHITVLPCFNATGQCIPPYMLFPGKRIPNQYNLLEGGVPGSCYSLTEKGYMDTATFYTWLEKHFIPNLPPARPVVLLVDSAGAHIDLDTFELAKRNDVFIYALLKNATHLVQPADVGLFGAMKQSWYKNVRRYSQQNPNTDITKKNFSSIFKKTWEDAMRPSILVDSFRKSGVYPINRQQISYDHVRPSIVYAGTSTNLSPGEPSTAPSVFGEQAAALALASLSHPLQSTPLGAMSSSLLQQSATVNQLPVSQQTVPLGAMSSQLPQQSATINSFPVSQMPLGAIYTPLQFPVQQPGGAVTAAFVAFESALQSPVRVKYRRRVDEGYDLPGSPTYEVWKKLYTVSLTSIGNPPDVSSTPQIPETQSVSAVNFADESPTSVFSDTRCHPPRVATEVSPVLQEVLTYPSAPESNKTKKNKRSLPNFMNSEDSLRIMRDEKLKKAREVAAKQKKLREREERKEAIRKEKEDKKRKMEEKKRVKEKSSTIKKAKKRKVSQSSKGKQWRQGLTLGENICKVCLCEYDEADVENMPWVMCDECKYWMHIDCIPLGVDITSIENGDNFFCHDCM; from the coding sequence ATGGATGAACCTGACAAAGAAAAGGTGTATTTAAATGCCATAGGAGACATAAACGAACGAGGTTTGAGCGTGAGAAAGGCTGCAAAGAAGTGGGATATTGCAAAATCCACTCTGCATGACAGGTTGGGTGGGAAGGCGAAGAACATAAGAAGAGGTCCTCAAACAGTGCTAACCCATGCTGAAGAAGATCGGTTTGCCGAATGGCTCATTGAAAGGGCCAAGCGCGGTTTTGGCGCAACTAAAGATGAATTCTTAGACTGTGTGGAAGCATTTATCCAGAAAGATAAACGCGAGACCAAGTTTACGGGTAACAGGCCAGGAAATAAGTGGTACAGAGGGTTTGTTAAGAGGAACCCAAAAGTGAGATTAAGAAGTGCGCGTCCTCTCGACAAAAAGCGTGCCAAAATTACACCTGAAGAAGTCGATGAATGGTTTGCGAATTTTGAGAAGTTTATTCAGGATGTAGGACTTGCAGGTCGTCCAGGACAGATTTGGAACTGTGACGAAACGGGATTCGATCTGCAGGGGAGAGCAGGAAAAGTCCTAGGCCCAGCAAGCAGTAAAGAACAGCCCTATAGAGTCATAACTGGAACAAAGGAACATATAACCGTGTTGCCTTGTTTCAATGCAACTGGGCAATGCATCCCTCCATATATGCTTTTTCCCGGGAAACGCATTCCCAACCAGTACAATCTACTGGAGGGTGGAGTTCCAGGCAGCTGCTACTCTCTGACTGAGAAAGGTTACATGGATACAGCTACGTTTTACACGTGGTTAGAGAAACATTTTATTCCCAATTTACCACCTGCAAGGCCCGTAGTGTTGTTAGTTGATAGCGCGGGAGCACACATCGACCTTGACACGTTTGAACTGGCGAAGAGAAATGATGTCTTCATATACGCTTTACTCAAAAATGCCACTCACCTTGTCCAGCCTGCCGACGTTGGTTTGTTTGGAGCCATGAAGCAGTCGTGGTACAAGAACGTCAGGCGTTACTCTCAGCAAAACCCTAATACCGATATCACTAAGAAAAACTTTTCCTCTATCTTTAAGAAAACTTGGGAAGATGCCATGCGCCCGTCTATTCTTGTGGATTCATTTAGAAAGTCTGGGGTGTACCCTATAAACCGTCAGCAAATTTCCTATGACCACGTCAGGCCCTCTATAGTGTATGCTGGCACATCAACCAATTTATCCCCAGGAGAACCGTCAACAGCTCCCTCTGTTTTTGGGGAACAAGCGGCAGCTCTTGCCTTAGCTTCCCTATCCCATCCCCTACAAAGTACGCCTTTAGGCGCAATGTCTTCTTCATTGCTGCAGCAAAGTGCAACAGTAAATCAACTTCCTGTCTCCCAACAAACTGTGCCTTTAGGCGCAATGTCCTCTCAATTGCCACAGCAAAGTGCGACAATTAATTCATTTCCAGTTTCCCAAATGCCTTTAGGTGCTATCTATACCCCACTTCAATTTCCTGTACAGCAGCCCGGCGGAGCAGTGACAGCAGCATTTGTGGCCTTTGAATCTGCACTCCAGAGCCCAGTTAGGGTAAAGTACAGACGCCGCGTAGACGAGGGGTATGATTTACCTGGCAGCCCCACCTATGAGGTGTGGAAGAAGTTGTACACTGTTTCATTGACGTCGATCGGGAATCCCCCGGATGTCTCCTCGACTCCACAAATCCCTGAGACCCAAAGCGTATCAGCAGTAAATTTCGCCGATGAAAGTCCGACATCAGTCTTTTCAGACACTCGATGTCACCCTCCACGTGTTGCGACCGAAGTGTCCCCTGTACTTCAGGAAGTTTTAACGTACCCTTCTGCTCCCGAAAGcaacaaaacgaagaaaaacaAGAGGTCCCTGCCAAATTTTATGAACAGCGAAGACTCCCTCAGAATCATGCGAgatgaaaagttgaaaaaagcAAGGGAAGTTGCAGCGAAGCAAAAGAAACTTAGAGAAAGAGAGGAAAGAAAGGAAGccataagaaaagaaaaggaggacaagaaaagaaaaatggaggAAAAGAAGCGCGTAAAAGAAAAGTCTTCAACGATTAAGAAGGCTAAGAAGAGAAAAGTCAGCCAGAGCAGCAAAGGGAAACAATGGAGACAAGGCTTAACCCTTGGTGAAAACATTTGTAAAGTTTGTCTATGCGAGTATGATGAAGCTGATGTTGAAAACATGCCCTGGGTCATGTGTGATGAATGCAAATATTGGATGCACATTGACTGCATACCATTAGGAGTTGACATAACCTCAATTGAAAACGGAGACAATTTTTTCTGTCATGACTGTATGTAA